A genomic region of Xenopus tropicalis strain Nigerian unplaced genomic scaffold, UCB_Xtro_10.0 Sca4, whole genome shotgun sequence contains the following coding sequences:
- the LOC116408196 gene encoding LOW QUALITY PROTEIN: acanthoscurrin-2-like (The sequence of the model RefSeq protein was modified relative to this genomic sequence to represent the inferred CDS: substituted 2 bases at 2 genomic stop codons) has product MGPERAWGHERGTGAWGREGRGQRERHGAERDGAGRGAGGIGGREGRGTRGARGHGGRRGMGGSRGNGGQRGAGAMGQRGMGGQRGAGMAGREGQDGMGPEEEMGRKDMAGGREGMGQRGDGGREKGRTQWDMGKRGNAAEGIGGTGNAGEEXGHRXMLVGNRGHR; this is encoded by the exons ATGGGGCCAGAGAGGGCATGGGGGCACGAGAGGGGCACGGGCGCATGGGGCAGAGAGGGACGGGGGCAGAGAGAGCGGCATGGGGCAGAGAGGGATGGGGCAGGAAGAGGGGCAGGGGGCATCGGCGGCAGAGAGGGACGGGGCACGAGAGGGGCCAGGGGGCATGGCGGCAGAAGAGGgatggggggcagcagagggaatggggggcagagaggggcaggggCAATGGGGCAGAGAgggatgggggggcagagaggggcag GGATGGCGGGCAGAGAGGGGCAGGACGGCATGGGGCCAGAGGAGGAGATGGGGCGAAAGGACATGGcagggggcagagagggcatgGGGCAGAGAGGAGATGGGGGCAGAGAGAAGGGCAGAACACAATGGGACATGGGCAAGAGAG GTAATGCTGCTGAGGGAATAGGCGGCACAGGTAATGCTGGGGAGGAATAGGGGCACAGGTAAATGCTGGTggggaatagggggcacaggtaa